The following is a genomic window from Anopheles aquasalis chromosome 3, idAnoAquaMG_Q_19, whole genome shotgun sequence.
TGCCTCTCTTGTGTTTCCGGAGAAATGTTAGATTATGATTCGGTCTCGTACGCTCGGACGTTTGGACTTAAAACTGCTTTTCAAGCATTTCTCGTCCGCGACGATCATCTTCGTGCgtggagagcgagcgagcgatcgagattGCCTTTATTCGTCATTCGTGAAGTGGGTAGCGCTCATGAAggattatttattattattatttgcgCCAGACCGACGGTAAATAAACAAGAAGTTGACGACATGCAGAGTTGATTAAGTTACAACAAGATggagagagtgaaaaagggagataaaaaaaagtatctcgATCAGCAATAATAATCACACTTTTCtactctctttccctctctagTGTACCGCGAGAACCACCAAAACTCCATCAAGACGCTATTTTTCTCGGACAAACTGCAAGAGTTCACCGACAAGGagtatcaccatcatcagcaggagcGCAAGTACCACGAGCACAGCCAGTATCACAGCCACATGAAACCGGGACAACCGCAGCATCCTTCGGACGTGATCTACTATGCCAGTGAGTGTCCAGCGCTAACCAGGATCGGATGTCCATATATCACTAAACAACCTTCTATTCTCCCTCCAGGTAAACCAATGAGTGAAGCGAACGGTGGTAATGGCCTCTTGAGTGGTACTCCTTCGATCCACAGTAGCGGCCAAAACGTTACCaacggcaccagcaacggACTTCTGTCCGTCACGAACACATCGCTCGGTGGCGTAGTCCATGGCGGTGTCCCAGACtgtaccggaaccggaacggtcCCAATGGCACGTCCCGATCCGAACGGAtcttccaccacctcctcctacCTGCAATCACTTCAGCCACCTTCAGTACCGGCGAGTACGGGCGTACCAACATCTCAGTCAGCGcaaccaccggtaccaccgagCCACAACCTTTCctcacaccaccacgccgCCTCACTCGGATCGCACATCACAGTCGGAGCAGGTGGTGGTCCTCCGGTGGATACGCTAGAGCGCAAGTGCTTTAGCTTTAGCCCGGAGCAGATCCAGTGTATGTGCGAGGCGCTCCAGCAGGAGGGCGATCTGGAGAAGTTGGCCACCTTCCTGTGGAGCCTTTCGCCGAGTGATCTGATCAGTGGCAACGAAAGCTTACTGCGGGCCCGTGCCCTCGTCGCCTACCATCGTGGCCTGTACCACGAGCTGTACGCGGTGCTGGAGTCACACTTTTTCTCCCCCAAGTACCATCCGGATTTGCAGACGCTCTGGTTTAAGGCGCACTACCGGGAGGCGGAGAAGGTCCGGGGCCGGCCGCTCGGTGCAGTGGACAAGTATCGGTTGCGCAAGAAGTACCCACTGCCCAAGACGATCTGGGACGGCGAGGAGACGGTGTACTGTTTCAAGGAGAAGAGCCGCAACGCGCTGAAGGACTGCTACACCCGGAACCGCTATCCGACGCCGGACGAGAAGAAGACGCTGGCGAAAAAGACGGGCCTGACGCTGACCCAAGTGTCGAACTGGTTCAAGAACCGTCGCCAGCGCGACCGGACACCGCAGAGCAGCCGACCGTAAGTGTCCATCCattgtctctttctttcgGGCGCTGGACAATGTTCACATGAAACACATGTTTTCACTCCGTCTGCGCAACCGTTCGACCGTTCGCGTTGCGATTGGGATGCGATGGGATGGTGCGTAATTTATTCATCGTTTGCCAAGGACACGATCGTCGTGGTCCCTGGTGGCGCGTTGCTGGCATGTTGCAGAAGGATTCTCcgtttccctgtttttttttatgacccCGTGCCGATCCCGGTCCTCTATTCCTGCTTTTGGGACACTGGGCCATGATGTCACGATGAGTAATGGTGGGATGCAGCTCATTAGTTGCAGGGTGTGCAGGACTGTTGGACTGGGATTTTCTCGCCATGCTTGGCTTAATGTCCGTGCTCCAGGTTCCAGGAAAAGGCGCGAGTCCTGTGTAACATTCGTGTTCGGTGCAAGTAACACAGCCACTTGTCCGCAGATGCTTGATGCTCGAGTGCATTCTGTAAGGAACCCGTTTCTGGATCAATGAAAATCATGCGGCAATTAGGAGCGTGTAAAGGGCAAAGGGCAGGTTTTTCGTGGCAGCCTTCTCCTGCATTAGGTGTCTTCGTCAAGGTACTGCAAGGTCTTGCCGGAGTTGTGCACGGTGCATCTCAAGAAGTGTGGCTCGCCTAATTAtgtggtgctgcagcaacgGATGAAGAGGTTTTAGGATGGGATCCCCGCGTTAGACCGGCTTTTGATCGCCATTCCTCTGCACTCCGTTCGTACTCACATCTCACTCTAACActctcccgttctctctctttctctcttcacaGTGATCTCATGATGTCCGTGTTGCCGGTCGGTCCGGACCAGATGGACACCGGTGGCTATCAGCGGCTGTTTAATGTGGCCAATTACGGCCACACCGCGCACGGTTATCACGCAAATGATATGTACGCGGTGCAGTAGCAGTAGAAACCCGtacatgcgcgcgcgcgcgccaagagAGGCTGTAAGCAACGCGAAGGAGCCAGATCGGTACCAGATCGGTGCCGGCATTCGCGTGCCCTCGTCGTCATGCCACCGGTTCTGGGTCGATCCGGTGGGATCACTTTGTGATAAGATGTAATTTGGGAAGGCGTGGAGGTTTCCTTTAATATTTTTGGACAATCTTTCGTTCCTCGGCGGGGATAATGCTGTACAGAATGGGATACGAGCCAGGAGCCAGAAGAGACGCTGAATGAGGGAATCGAAGGTATAGAACGTTTGATCTGATGTAATTAGAGTTGTAGGGATCGATGTACATACATTTCGGGGGGATAAGACAAACGTTTAtgccagtgaaaaggaaaataagaGCAGATCCTGCATTGGAGCGACGGAGTGCAGAGGGAGACGGAGCGGATTAGGCTGCTCGGTGCTTGTGAGCaaataaagaaacaaatacAGAAACTTTGCGTTAGTCTAGATATTATCTGCATATTTCATatattaattaatgaaaatacGTTGGTGTGTCGATCGTGCGATCACTATCAGGTGTCGCGCTAATGAAATCGCGATTGCCGTTTGAAAGGTTCACGATTTTACGATCTTCCAGGCCGATGATTCTGATCAATCTGGCCATGAATTGGTTCATGATGTTTGTCTCCAGGCTAAAAGACTGAATAGACTGAGACACTCAGATGACTATTGTCTATCGGATCATCTTGCTATGATccttttctgtgttttttgcGTGTTTGGGTCAACGGATCCGCGCTTTTCCGACGAAACGGCcgttaaaaatttaaaacacgCAAGCAAATGATTTGCAAATAGACAAATTCAAGCAAACATGAGCGTTCCCATTTCCGCCGCTAGAGGAACGTTTTTTAAAACGGCCGTTTTTCCAACGACTCAGCCAGGAGCGCGGGTGgagagagggggtggggttggattttttttctaattccTGATTCTCTTCTGAGTATTCTCTGAAAGTTTCACATCAATCCAAGTCAAACTGACatagatacagatttttttaaatcttgaTCGAGCGCGGAGCACAACTCCTAGGAATCTTACTCAGGACTCACAGGAAAATGTGGGTCCTGATTCCTCAATGCTTGTTCGCATCAATGATTGGCTGCAGTACCGGCTGGAAACGATTTCTCGCTGCAATAATATCCTCTTTATTGTTCTTCGAGGGTTCTTGTACGCGTATCGTATATGTCATGTAGTTGCAGAGAGACTGGCATGTAGTTGCAGAGAGCGCTCTAGTTTTATGCATTTGAAACTTTCATCATTTATTTTATACCACGTCAGCCATCAGTTACTTCAACATTAGTGGCTATATGCGAGCTACAACGATGAAAATCCTCGCTATTCTCGTGCGACAGCGCGGGAGCTCTTGCTTCCTCATTAACATTTCAGTAATGCAACCTCCCTGCACCGAACCTGTGCGCTGCAGCTCAGCTTGTTATCCAGAATTATGTCGTCTATTCTACCCAAAACATAGCTTGTTACCTAGACTACATGACTAATCCCCTCGACGGGCGTTGGATAGAGTTGTAAATTGGATAACGTTTGCTGCTCGAGAGCAACAACATTTGTTTCGGAATTAATTTcctaaaattaatttcaatgtTATCAATAAACCTCCATGCATTCCAATATGCTAGTCtgtcatctctctctctctctcaattaTCCGAATCTACTTCTACCTACAGTAAATCACCCTAAAGCTCCCTTTTTATAGGTCATGGTAGAACCTTAAGCCTCTATTACAATATTCCTCGAACAGCGGGGCCACAACGGTCTTAAACCTTTATCCTATTGATTTCGCTCTTTCCATCCCCAAACATCCGCCCATTAATCCACTGGTGGTACGGTGGCAGCACCGAAGGAGTTCCTGTTGCTTCACGTTGCTTTTGTTGCCTTTGGCATCCTTTCGCCAGCCTTTATTTGTTCGCTTAGAATTCATGAGGCCGAAAAATCACTCGCACACAAGAGCAGGACTCGCCTTTGGTCGCCACCAGTCCGGTGACTTTACGACCTTTTTACGACACGGCACGGCTCGGCAGGCTTTACGTGGTTGGATGAAATGTTTTATTGCCCATCCTCCCCCCGGCTCGCGGCCAAATCGTACACCGGCGTTCGATCCCGgactttcgttttcgttcggcATAGATTAGGCCAGCTCAccgttcttctcctcttccttccgaTTTGAgcaggggggagggagggatgggAAGAGAGAATGGT
Proteins encoded in this region:
- the LOC126575166 gene encoding protein sine oculis, producing MDSSGLSPLGDLDSSSGGSDGVGSFGHSQAIYMNQNVYRENHQNSIKTLFFSDKLQEFTDKEYHHHQQERKYHEHSQYHSHMKPGQPQHPSDVIYYASKPMSEANGGNGLLSGTPSIHSSGQNVTNGTSNGLLSVTNTSLGGVVHGGVPDCTGTGTVPMARPDPNGSSTTSSYLQSLQPPSVPASTGVPTSQSAQPPVPPSHNLSSHHHAASLGSHITVGAGGGPPVDTLERKCFSFSPEQIQCMCEALQQEGDLEKLATFLWSLSPSDLISGNESLLRARALVAYHRGLYHELYAVLESHFFSPKYHPDLQTLWFKAHYREAEKVRGRPLGAVDKYRLRKKYPLPKTIWDGEETVYCFKEKSRNALKDCYTRNRYPTPDEKKTLAKKTGLTLTQVSNWFKNRRQRDRTPQSSRPDLMMSVLPVGPDQMDTGGYQRLFNVANYGHTAHGYHANDMYAVQ